A DNA window from Solanum lycopersicum chromosome 3, SLM_r2.1 contains the following coding sequences:
- the LOC101267867 gene encoding transcription factor bHLH36-like, translating into MFSLQGSDDLLIQILSNTCQQNKSSLDAVMDFASTDTITRTHIPPNINSQKKIISKRKLSTHSNKNDGIASDDHFKLKKIIHRDIERQRRQEMAALYSSLRSLLPLQYVKGKRSVSDHMHEAANYIKEMQGNIKELEKRRDLLMKSIRHGNENADKNNRFTDCTVTVSPWLQEGIEISISVDCEGKTFPLSKILGELLKQGLNVVSCVSAKADQRSLYSIHTEACDMNNIDHLALQQKVIDMINLDL; encoded by the exons atgttttcttTACAAGGAAGTGATGacttattaattcaaattctcTCAAATACATGTCAACAGAACAAGAGTTCACTAGATGCAGTAATGGATTTTGCTTCTACGGATACAATTACGCGAACTCATATTCCTCCGAATATTAATTCACAGAAGAAGATAATATCGAAAAGAAAACTGAGTACTCATAGTAATAAAAACGATGGAATTGCTTCAGATGATCATTTCaagcttaaaaaaattatacatcgAGATATTGAACGTCAAAGAAGACAAGAAATGGCTGCGCTCTATTCTTCTCTTCGTTCTCTCCTTCCTCTACAATATGTCAAG GGAAAGCGTTCAGTATCTGATCATATGCATGAAGCTGCGAATTACATAAAAGAAATGCAAGGAAACATAAAGGAATTAGAGAAACGGAGAGACTTGCTGATGAAGTCAATTCGACATGGAAATGAAAATGCTGACAAAAATAACAGATTCACAGATTGTACTGTCACAGTTAGCCCCTGGCTGCAGGAAGGTATAGAGATCTCAATCAGCGTCGATTGTGAAGGGAAAACTTTTCCTCTTTCAAAAATTCTGGGTGAGCTTTTGAAACAAGGGCTTAATGTGGTGAGTTGTGTTTCTGCAAAAGCGGATCAAAGGTCACTCTACTCAATTCACACTGAG GCGTGTGATATGAACAACATTGATCACTTGGCATTGCAACAAAAAGTGATTGATATGATCAACCTGGACTTATAG